The Paraburkholderia megapolitana genomic sequence AAGCACCGGTGTTCGGCACCGATCTGTCGCATGCGATGCTGAGCCGCGCGCTCGATCACGATGGCGGCGACACGAGCTGGCGCCGCTTCCTGCCGGCGTCGATCGGCAGGGCGCTCGGTACCCGCGGCCCGCGCTTCGCGCAGGCTGACTTCTCCGCGCTGCCGTTCGCCGCAGGCGCGTTCGAATTCGTCTGGTCCAATCTCGCGCTGCACTGGCACTCACGTCCTGATCTGGTTTTCCCTGAGTGGCAACGCGTACTCAAGGTGAATGGCCTGCTGATGTTCAGCACGCTCGGTCCCGACACACTGAAAGAATTGCGCAGTGCATACGCCCAGGTCGATGCCGCGCACGGACTCGGCGCGCGCGCGCACGTGATCGATTTCGTCGACATGCACGATCTCGGCGACATGCTGGTGGAAAGCGGCTTCGAGATTCCGGTGATGGACCAGGAAACATTGACCATCACCTATCGTTCGCCGGAGTCGCTGCTCGCCGACGTCCGTCGCTGGGGCGCCTACCCGTTCGTGCGCGATGACGCATCGCCGCAGGCCGCGCGCCGTCTGCATCGCGCGCTGCTGGCCGCGCTGGAAGCGCGCCGCGGCCCCGACGGCACGATCGCGCTCACCTTCGAAGTGATCTACGGCCACGCATGGAAAGCCGTGCCGCGCACCACGGCCGAAGGACACGGCATCGTTCGTCTCGAGGACATCGGGCGAGGCTTGGGGAAGAATCGTTGAAGCGGTAAAGAGGGCATCTGTTATGTCTGGAATTCGCGGCCAAAAAGCGCTTGCAAGACTGCGTCGAAATGGCGCAGAGGCTTGTCGCGCCTGGCTTGCGAGCCGATAGACGCTTGCTTGTGGATGCCATTGAACCCGCCTATAATGCGTCAGTTTGTCGCTCGGGGTTCCCACACTTGAGCGGCAGGCCCGCAGCGCCGAAGGGCGGTATGCCTTGCCGCTGGCGGTGCTTGCAGCAGTCGGCGCCGGTTCGCAGGAGACAGCGATGGATGCTACAGATCTGCTGACAGATTCTGAGCCGGTCCTGCGAGACTGGCTCATGAAGCGCAACTGTTCGGTATCGCCACGGCAGTTCGTGTGTTTCTATATGTCGCTTGCGGCGTTCTCGTTGTTGATTGCATTGGTACTGGTCTTGCGCGGCGCCTGGCTGGTGTTGCCGTTTACCGGTATCGATTTGCTGGCGGTTGGAGTGGCTTTTGCAATATACGCGCGCCATGCTGTCGACTACGAGCGCATCCGGCTGTTTCCCAACCGGCTCGTCGTCGAACAGGTCAGCGCCGAGCGGGTCACGCAGTTCGAATTCAATCCGCGCTGGGTGAGGATTGAGCCGGGCGCAACGCCGCGGGACCGCATCAAGCTGGTGTCGCGTGGAGAGACGATCACGATCGGGCTGCATCTGGCGCAGTATCGGCGCGCGCAGTTCGCCGCCGAGCTGCGTATGTGGCTCAGGCGTTGCTGATACGGCGAGCCGTGCCGTTGCGAGGAGGCGCGGCACAACCTTCCTGCGGGGTCGAGGGTTTGAATGGAAATTTTGGGTAAGGAAGCTATGAAAACAATCAAGCGAGCCCTCTCGGGCGTGCTGGCGTGTGGCGGATTGCTCTTCGCCGGCGCGGCCCTGGCGGTAGGCGACAGTCCCGGCGGTCCCCGCGTCAACGAGATCAATATCCAGGCGCCCGCCACGAAGATCGCCGAGGAGCTCTACGGCCTCCATACGTTCATGCTGATCCTCTGCACGGTGATCTTCATCGGCGTGTTCGGCGTGATGTTCTATTCGATCTTTGCGCACCGCAAATCGAAAGGCCACAAGGCGGCCAATTTCCACGAAAGCACCACCGTCGAAATCATCTGGACGATCGTCCCGTTCATCATCGTCGTGCTGATGGCGCTGCCCGCCACCAAGACCGTCGTCGCGATGAAGGACACGACCAACGCCGACCTCACCATCAAGGTCACGGGCTACCAGTGGAAGTGGGGTTACGACTACGTGAAGGGTCCGGGCGAAGGGATCAACTTCCTGTCCACGCTGTCCACGCCGCGTAGCGAAACGGACGGCACATCGCCGATCAGCGATACCTATCTGCAGGAAGTCGATCATCCGCTCGTCGTCCCGGTCGACAAGAAGATCCGCATCATCACCACAGCGAACGACGTCGTGCACTCGTGGTACGTCCCGGCGTTCGGCGTGAAGCAGGATGCGATTCCGGGCTTCGTGCGCGACACGTGGTTCAAGGCTGACAAGACCGGTACGTTCCGCGGTTTCTGTACTGAGCTTTGCGGCAAGGAACACGCGTTCATGCCGGTCGTCGTCGAAGTGCTGTCCGCCGACGACTACGCGAAGTGGGTCGACGATCAGAAGAAGCTGATGGCCGCCGCCGCTGACGATCCGAACAAGACCTATACGCTCGCCGAACTGCTCGATCGTGGCGGCAAGGTGTACACGGCGAACTGCGCGGTCTGCCACCAGCCGAACGGCAAGGGCGCGGGCGCGTTCCCGGCGCTCGACGGCAGCAAGATTGCCAACGGCCCGATTGCGCAGCACGTGAGCATCGTGCTGCACGGCAAGGGTGCGATGCCGGTATGGGGCAACACGCTCAACGACGTCGAGATCGCTTCGGTGATCACGTACGAACGTAACTCGTGGGGCAACCACACAGGCGACATTCTCCAGCCGAAGCAGGTCGCGGATGCCCGTAACGGCAAGATGCCCGAAGGCGGCGACCATCTCGCGAGCGCAGCAGCCGGTGCAAGCGATGCTACTGCGGCAAGCGGTGCAGCAGCGGCGAGCGGCGCGGATGCCGCGGCATCGGGGGCAACTGCAGCGCCGGCCGCGTCGGGTGCCTCGGATAGCGCAGCAGCTTCGCAAGCCGCGTTGCCCGCCAGCATCTACTTCGACATCGGCAAGAGCACGCTGCCGGCCGACGCGAAAGCGGCGATCGATGCCGCATCGGCCTACGCGAAAGCCCATCCGGATGCGAAGCTCACATTGTCGGGTTTCACCGATGCGAGCGGCTCGGCCGCGACCAATGCCGAACTCTCGAAGCATCGCGCGCAAGCCGTGCGCGATGCATTGAAAACGGCCGGTATCGCCGAAGACCACATCATCTTGAAGAAGCCGGAAACCGTCACGGGCGGTAGCGACGCGAAAGAAGCCCGGCGTGTTGAGATCAGCCCGGCCGCCTGATGCATACGCACACAGCCGCAGCAGTATTCGTTTTAGGAGATTGTCATGTCTAGCATCGGACACGATGTAGCCGCGGGTCACGAGCACGTGCACGGCGACCATGCGCACGAGTTGCCCCATGGCTGGCGCCGCTGGCTGTTCGCGACCAACCATAAGGACATCGGTACGCTGTACCTGTTGTTCTCGTTCATCATGTTCCTGTCCGGCGGCGTGATGGCGCTGCTGATCCGCTCGGAACTGTTCGAACCCGGACTGCAGATCATGCGTCCCGAGTTCTTCAACCAGTTGACCACGATGCACGGGCTGATCATGGTCTTCGGCGCGATCATGCCGGCGTTCGTCGGCTTCGCGAACTGGATGATCCCGCTGCAGATCGGCGCATCGGACATGGCCTTTGCGCGGATGAACAACTTCAGCTTCTGGCTGTTGCCGGTTGCAGCCGTCCTGCTGGTCGGTTCGTTCTTCGCACCGGGCGGCGCGACCGCTGCGGGCTGGACGCTGTATGCACCGCTCTCCACGCAGATGGGCCCGGGTATGGACTTCGCGATTTTCGCGATCCACATCATGGGTGCGTCGTCGATCATGGGTGGGATCAACATCGTCGTGACGATCCTGAACATGCGCGCACCCGGCCTCACGCTGATGAAGATGCCGATGTTCGTGTGGACCTGGCTGATCACCGCCTATCTGCTGATCGCCGTGATGCCGGTTCTGGCCGGGGCGATCACGATGGTGCTGTTCGACCGCCACTTCGGTACGTCGTTCTTCAACGCGGCAGGCGGCGGCGACCCGGTGATGTATCAGCACATCTTCTGGTTCTTCGGTCACCCCGAGGTGTACATCATGATCTTGCCGGCGTTCGGGATCGTCTCGCAGGTGATCCCGGCGTTCGCGCGCAAGCCGCTGTTCGGCTATAGCTCGATGGTGTACGCAACGGCATCGATCGCGATCCTGTCGTTCATGGTCTGGGCGCACCACATGTTCGCGACCGGCATGCCGGTGACGGGCCAGCTGTTCTTCATGTACGCGACGATGCTGATCGCTGTGCCGACGGGCGTGAAGGTGTTCAACTGGGTCGCGACGATGTGGCGTGGTTCGTTGACCTTCGAAACCCCGATGCTGTTCGCGGTCGGCTTCCTGTTCGTGTTCACGTTCGGCGGTCTGACGGGGCTGATGCTCGCGATGGCGCCGCTCGACATCCAGTATCACGGTACCTATTTCGTGGTCGCCCACTTCCACTATGTGCTGGTGGCGGGCTCGCTATTCGGCTTGTTCTCAGGGTGGTACTACTGGGCGCCGAAGTGGACCGGCTGGATGTACAACGAGACGCGCGGCAAGATCCACTTCTGGGCGTCGATGATCTTCTTCAACCTCGCGTTCCTGCCGATGCACTTCGTCGGGCTCGCCGGGATGCCGCGTCGTTACGCTGATTACCCGGCGCAGTTCACCGACTGGAACCAGGTCATCACGATTGGCGCGTTCGGCTTCGGTCTCGCACAGGTGTACTTCCTGTTCGCGGTTGCGCTGCCGGCCTATCGCGGCGGTCACGGTCTCGTAGAGGCTGGCGACAAGCCGTGGGACGGCGCGGAAGGTCTCGAGTGGACGGTGCCGAGCCCGGCCCCGTTCCATACCTTCGAGCATCCGCCGACAGTCGAGTAAGCCGTATTCCCGCGCGGCGTTCCGGTCCCGCTGTGAGTCTGACCGGAGCGCCGCGCAAACATGGCGCCGTTATCGATGAATGAAGCAGCATGAATGAAGCAACAAGGCAGTCCAGCATGAGCGGGAATCCACAAAAAGGGCGTACGCCGGAACAGATCCGTGCGAGCAACAAACGGCTGGGCTTGATACTGCTCGGTGTTGCCGCCGCTTTTTTTGTGGGTATCTTCATCAGGCAGGTGTTTTTCGCCTGACGCATTGGCGAAGTTTTCGCGTGTTGGTTTCGCAGGTAAGTTCGTTAAGGACGTTCGATGTCGACGCAGGACCCGGCCGAGGCCGATCGCTCTTTTAACCGTTCGATGCTGGTGAAGCTCGTCGTGGTTGCCGCGCTGATGTTCGGCTTCGGGTTTGCGCTGGTGCCGATGTATCGCGCGATCTGTCAGATCACCGGCATCAACAACCTCGTGCAGCGCGATGCCACCGCACGCGAAGCGAAGAACACGCAGGTGGACATGAGCCGCACGATCTCGATCGAATTCGATGCGAACGCGCGCGGTCCGTTGGGTTTCAGGCCGGAGCAGCGCAGCCTCGATGTGCACCCTGGCGAAGTGACGACGGTGATATACGAAGTCTCGAACGAGCAGGCGCGCACGATTCAGGCGCAGGCCATTCCGAGCTACGCGCCGAAGCAGGCGACCGAGTACTTCAAGAAGATCGAATGTTTTTGCTTTACGCAGCAGACGTTGACTGCGAACGAGACGAAACGGATGCCTGTGGTGTTCGTCGTCGATCCGAAATTACCGAAGGACGTGAAGACGATCACGCTGTCCTACACGTTCTTCGAATTGAATACGCCTGCGCCGGTTGTGCGCGGGACGGCGGCGAATCCCGCCTGAGCGGACGCGGAACAAAGCAAAAGCGAGGCGAGACAGATGGGAGACGACAGCGGGCGCAGCAAAAGCAGCTTCGGCCGTTCGATGAAGGCCGTGATGTGGTCGTTTCTGGGTGTGCGCAAACGGCGCGATCTCGAAGCGGACGCAACGGAGCTGAACCCGCTGCATGTCGTGCTCGCTGCGCTGATCGGCGCTGCAATCTTTATCGGTGCGCTGATTCTGATCGTGCGCGCCGTGGTGGGATGAAGCAGTTATAAGCGTGAACGGCGCAGCACCTGGGCGCCGTATAAGATACAGCCGGAGCTTCCGGAACAACTGGACTGAAGTGGAGAATCAAGCATGAGCGGTCAAAACGAGAGCCCGTACTATTTCGTACCGCACCCGTCGCGGCATCCGATCACCGCAGCCCTTGGGCTGCTGGTCATTCTCGGTTCGCTGGCGGCATGGGTGAACGGTGAAACGTGGGCGCCGCTCACCGCGCTCGCCGGTCTGCTGTGGTTGCTGTATGTGCTGTATCACTGGTTCGGCGATGCGATCTCCGAGTCCGAAGGCGGGATGTACGGCAAGCGCGTCGATCTGTCGTACCGCTGGAGCATGAGCTGGTTCATCTTCTCCGAAGTGATGTTCTTCGGCGCGTTCTTCGGCGCGCTGTTCTACGCGCGCCAGATCGCGCTGCATGAACTCGGCAGCCTCGACTACAAGTTGATCTGGCCGGACTTCTCGGCGGTGTGGCCGAACAACGGGCCCGCTGCGCTCGTGTCGAGCTTCAAGTCGATGACACCGTGGCCGGTACCGACGATCAACACGGCGCTGCTGCTGTCATCGGGTGCGACGCTGACGGTCTCGCACCATGCGCTGCGCGAAAATCATCGCAACAAGGCGATCGTGTGGCTGGCGGCGACCATCCTGCTCGGCGTCTGCTTCCTGTTCCTGCAGGGCTTCGAATACTTCCACGCGTATAACGAGCTGAACCTGACGCTCGCATCGGGTGTGTATGGTTCGACGTTCTTCCTGCTCACCGGTTTTCACGGTTTCCACGTGTTCCTCGGCGGTACGATGCTCACGGTCGTGCTGGTGCGGTTGATCCGCGGGCACTTCACGGCGGATCATCACTTCGCATTCGAAGGCGCCGCGTGGTACTGGCACTTTGTGGACGTCGTGTGGCTCGGGCTGTACGTCGTCGTCTACTGGCTGTAACGTTGGCCCGGCCGCGCGCATGCAGTGGCCGGCGCGCGCTGCAGTACGTTGCGCCGCGGCGGTAAAAGCTGCTGAGCGCAGTACAAGGATGCAGGAATGACTCATCGCCGCCCTCGACCGTGTCAGGGCGGCGTTTTGTTTGATGGGGCGATAGTGTGCGCGGCGAGCGCGTTGCCTGTTACGTGAAGGGCCGCGTAAGGCGCGACATGCTGTCGCAGGTGTGGGTCTTTAACGCAGCGTAGAGTCGCGTAGCGCGACGTATCGGCGTTGCGCTGCACTGCGAGCGATGCGAACAGCCCTAGCGGCCGATCGGAATGCCGGTGGACTGAATCCAGCCCATCCAGTGCGCGAACAGGATGAACAGGAACAGCGAGATCGACAGGCCCACACGGGTCGCCAGCGACCAGACCATACGCTTCGTCTGACCGCGGTCGTGCATCATGAAGTAGAGCGCCGAGGCCATGCTGGCAATGATCAGGGCAAAGGCGATAGGAACGAGTATGTGCATGAAACCCACTATGAATCGAGAGCGCCGGAGCGACGTGCTTATTATCGCACCGCGCATTGTCCGCCGTATGCAGGCAGGGCGCGTAAGGCACGTGAC encodes the following:
- a CDS encoding methyltransferase domain-containing protein; the protein is MPPQPAKSSRPAYDSRRLRRIFDRRAATFDDVAFLPREIAQRMRERLDYIKINPASVLDAGCGAGEDLPALRERFPEAPVFGTDLSHAMLSRALDHDGGDTSWRRFLPASIGRALGTRGPRFAQADFSALPFAAGAFEFVWSNLALHWHSRPDLVFPEWQRVLKVNGLLMFSTLGPDTLKELRSAYAQVDAAHGLGARAHVIDFVDMHDLGDMLVESGFEIPVMDQETLTITYRSPESLLADVRRWGAYPFVRDDASPQAARRLHRALLAALEARRGPDGTIALTFEVIYGHAWKAVPRTTAEGHGIVRLEDIGRGLGKNR
- a CDS encoding cytochrome oxidase small assembly protein → MSGNPQKGRTPEQIRASNKRLGLILLGVAAAFFVGIFIRQVFFA
- a CDS encoding cytochrome c oxidase subunit 3 — encoded protein: MSGQNESPYYFVPHPSRHPITAALGLLVILGSLAAWVNGETWAPLTALAGLLWLLYVLYHWFGDAISESEGGMYGKRVDLSYRWSMSWFIFSEVMFFGAFFGALFYARQIALHELGSLDYKLIWPDFSAVWPNNGPAALVSSFKSMTPWPVPTINTALLLSSGATLTVSHHALRENHRNKAIVWLAATILLGVCFLFLQGFEYFHAYNELNLTLASGVYGSTFFLLTGFHGFHVFLGGTMLTVVLVRLIRGHFTADHHFAFEGAAWYWHFVDVVWLGLYVVVYWL
- a CDS encoding twin transmembrane helix small protein, whose amino-acid sequence is MHILVPIAFALIIASMASALYFMMHDRGQTKRMVWSLATRVGLSISLFLFILFAHWMGWIQSTGIPIGR
- the coxB gene encoding cytochrome c oxidase subunit II, which encodes MEILGKEAMKTIKRALSGVLACGGLLFAGAALAVGDSPGGPRVNEINIQAPATKIAEELYGLHTFMLILCTVIFIGVFGVMFYSIFAHRKSKGHKAANFHESTTVEIIWTIVPFIIVVLMALPATKTVVAMKDTTNADLTIKVTGYQWKWGYDYVKGPGEGINFLSTLSTPRSETDGTSPISDTYLQEVDHPLVVPVDKKIRIITTANDVVHSWYVPAFGVKQDAIPGFVRDTWFKADKTGTFRGFCTELCGKEHAFMPVVVEVLSADDYAKWVDDQKKLMAAAADDPNKTYTLAELLDRGGKVYTANCAVCHQPNGKGAGAFPALDGSKIANGPIAQHVSIVLHGKGAMPVWGNTLNDVEIASVITYERNSWGNHTGDILQPKQVADARNGKMPEGGDHLASAAAGASDATAASGAAAASGADAAASGATAAPAASGASDSAAASQAALPASIYFDIGKSTLPADAKAAIDAASAYAKAHPDAKLTLSGFTDASGSAATNAELSKHRAQAVRDALKTAGIAEDHIILKKPETVTGGSDAKEARRVEISPAA
- a CDS encoding cytochrome c oxidase assembly protein; this encodes MSTQDPAEADRSFNRSMLVKLVVVAALMFGFGFALVPMYRAICQITGINNLVQRDATAREAKNTQVDMSRTISIEFDANARGPLGFRPEQRSLDVHPGEVTTVIYEVSNEQARTIQAQAIPSYAPKQATEYFKKIECFCFTQQTLTANETKRMPVVFVVDPKLPKDVKTITLSYTFFELNTPAPVVRGTAANPA
- a CDS encoding DUF2244 domain-containing protein, with the protein product MDATDLLTDSEPVLRDWLMKRNCSVSPRQFVCFYMSLAAFSLLIALVLVLRGAWLVLPFTGIDLLAVGVAFAIYARHAVDYERIRLFPNRLVVEQVSAERVTQFEFNPRWVRIEPGATPRDRIKLVSRGETITIGLHLAQYRRAQFAAELRMWLRRC
- the ctaD gene encoding cytochrome c oxidase subunit I produces the protein MSSIGHDVAAGHEHVHGDHAHELPHGWRRWLFATNHKDIGTLYLLFSFIMFLSGGVMALLIRSELFEPGLQIMRPEFFNQLTTMHGLIMVFGAIMPAFVGFANWMIPLQIGASDMAFARMNNFSFWLLPVAAVLLVGSFFAPGGATAAGWTLYAPLSTQMGPGMDFAIFAIHIMGASSIMGGINIVVTILNMRAPGLTLMKMPMFVWTWLITAYLLIAVMPVLAGAITMVLFDRHFGTSFFNAAGGGDPVMYQHIFWFFGHPEVYIMILPAFGIVSQVIPAFARKPLFGYSSMVYATASIAILSFMVWAHHMFATGMPVTGQLFFMYATMLIAVPTGVKVFNWVATMWRGSLTFETPMLFAVGFLFVFTFGGLTGLMLAMAPLDIQYHGTYFVVAHFHYVLVAGSLFGLFSGWYYWAPKWTGWMYNETRGKIHFWASMIFFNLAFLPMHFVGLAGMPRRYADYPAQFTDWNQVITIGAFGFGLAQVYFLFAVALPAYRGGHGLVEAGDKPWDGAEGLEWTVPSPAPFHTFEHPPTVE
- a CDS encoding DUF2970 domain-containing protein, which produces MGDDSGRSKSSFGRSMKAVMWSFLGVRKRRDLEADATELNPLHVVLAALIGAAIFIGALILIVRAVVG